The Winogradskyella schleiferi genome has a window encoding:
- a CDS encoding acyl-CoA dehydrogenase family protein, whose product MSNLYFTEEHNLFRESLREFLKKEVVPHIDKWEETGHIERFIWKKFGDMGYFGLATPEAYGGLDLDLFYTVIFLEELQRINSGGFAAAMWAHAYLAMTHLNKEGNHEQKEKYLTPSALGDAIGCLCITEPFGGSDVAGMRSTAVKKGDTYVINGSKTFITNGVYSDYLVVAAKTSPELGNKGISIFIMDRDTPGISATKLDKLGWRASDTGEIAFDNVVIPASNLMGEEGQGFPYIMQHFSLERLIMGVNAHARAEYALEYAKQYMSERTAFGRTIDKFQALRHTYADCETQMEICKQFNYYVAKRLDMGDYVVKEATMSKLQSTKMADDVIYQCLQFLGGYGYMEEYPLARMARDSRLGPIGGGTSEILKEIIARMVIDDKDYKPAT is encoded by the coding sequence ATGTCTAACTTATATTTTACGGAAGAGCACAATTTATTCAGGGAAAGCCTTAGGGAATTTTTAAAAAAAGAAGTAGTACCACATATTGATAAATGGGAGGAAACAGGTCATATAGAACGTTTCATCTGGAAGAAATTTGGAGATATGGGTTACTTTGGGCTAGCAACACCTGAAGCTTATGGCGGGTTGGATTTAGATTTGTTTTACACGGTAATTTTTCTTGAAGAATTGCAACGTATCAATTCTGGTGGCTTTGCAGCGGCAATGTGGGCACATGCTTATTTAGCAATGACGCATCTGAACAAGGAAGGTAATCATGAGCAAAAAGAAAAATATTTAACACCAAGTGCCTTAGGTGATGCCATAGGCTGTCTTTGTATTACGGAGCCATTTGGAGGAAGTGATGTTGCAGGTATGCGTTCCACTGCGGTTAAAAAAGGAGATACTTACGTGATCAATGGTTCTAAAACTTTTATAACCAATGGTGTTTATAGTGATTATTTGGTGGTTGCAGCGAAGACTAGTCCCGAATTAGGAAATAAAGGCATTAGTATTTTTATAATGGACAGGGATACACCAGGTATTTCAGCCACAAAATTAGACAAGTTAGGTTGGAGAGCTTCGGATACTGGAGAAATTGCCTTTGATAATGTGGTCATTCCTGCTTCAAATTTAATGGGAGAAGAAGGACAAGGTTTTCCATACATCATGCAACATTTTTCTTTAGAAAGGTTGATCATGGGCGTGAATGCCCATGCAAGAGCGGAATATGCTTTAGAATATGCAAAACAATACATGTCCGAAAGAACGGCTTTTGGGAGAACCATCGATAAATTTCAAGCCTTAAGACACACCTATGCCGATTGCGAAACACAGATGGAAATTTGTAAGCAATTCAATTATTATGTGGCAAAACGATTGGATATGGGCGATTATGTCGTGAAAGAAGCGACGATGTCTAAGCTACAATCTACAAAAATGGCAGATGATGTTATTTACCAATGCCTTCAATTTTTAGGAGGATATGGTTATATGGAAGAATATCCATTGGCACGTATGGCAAGAGATAGTCGTTTAGGGCCAATTGGTGGAGGAACTTCTGAAATCCTCAAAGAAATCATTGCTAGAATGGTCATTGATGATAAGGATTATAAGCCGGCAACTTAA
- a CDS encoding ComEA family DNA-binding protein, whose amino-acid sequence MKSHFQFSNKQRNGIFLLLAIVVMVQCVYWFAPKIFASSKVDFPEDKDEIETFRKEIDSLRMVEIENKKPKIYPFNPNYITDYKGYTLGMTNEEIDRLHKFRATNQWVNSAKDFQKVTKVSDSFLATISPYFKFPDWVTNPKPKSQGYSNSYSNTKKPKTYQQKIDLNKATASQLRKVYGIGEKLSERIIKYRNKYKGGFISDIQLSEVYGLSPEVIERIQNDFTVKTPRAINRFNLNTATRDELVTIQYIGYEVANNIIEERTLRDGFKSLEELTKVEDFPIKKFEIIKLYLQL is encoded by the coding sequence ATGAAATCTCATTTCCAGTTTTCTAACAAACAACGGAATGGGATTTTTTTATTGTTGGCAATTGTTGTGATGGTGCAATGCGTATATTGGTTTGCTCCAAAAATCTTCGCAAGTTCAAAAGTAGATTTTCCCGAAGACAAAGATGAGATTGAAACCTTTAGAAAAGAAATAGATTCATTGCGTATGGTTGAAATAGAAAACAAGAAACCTAAAATCTATCCGTTCAACCCAAATTATATCACTGATTATAAAGGTTATACTTTAGGAATGACCAATGAAGAAATTGATAGACTTCATAAATTTAGGGCAACCAACCAATGGGTGAATTCTGCCAAGGATTTTCAGAAGGTGACCAAAGTTTCGGATTCATTTTTAGCTACCATTTCGCCTTATTTCAAATTTCCAGATTGGGTCACTAACCCGAAACCAAAATCTCAAGGCTACAGTAATTCTTATTCAAACACTAAAAAGCCTAAAACCTATCAGCAGAAAATAGATTTGAATAAAGCCACGGCAAGTCAACTGAGAAAAGTTTATGGTATAGGCGAAAAACTATCGGAACGTATTATCAAATACCGAAATAAATATAAAGGTGGATTTATTTCCGATATCCAACTGAGCGAAGTCTATGGGTTGTCACCAGAAGTGATAGAGCGCATTCAAAACGATTTTACAGTTAAAACACCAAGAGCAATTAACAGGTTCAATCTCAATACGGCCACTAGAGACGAATTGGTCACTATTCAATATATTGGTTATGAAGTTGCGAATAACATAATTGAAGAACGAACGCTAAGGGATGGCTTTAAATCTTTGGAAGAATTAACAAAAGTTGAAGATTTCCCCATCAAAAAATTCGAGATAATTAAGTTATATTTGCAGCTATGA